The following coding sequences lie in one Anomaloglossus baeobatrachus isolate aAnoBae1 chromosome 7, aAnoBae1.hap1, whole genome shotgun sequence genomic window:
- the LOC142245463 gene encoding uncharacterized protein LOC142245463 isoform X1, with amino-acid sequence MEKGESDVWGDKRCKEEEPTGKYPRKIHLEAIMEKGESNVWGDKRCKEEDPTGDCTSISEGHLIPSYFKADDCSITQDTYEEHGNISNILSANHRKELSSDPVKELSPNPSKTVKQNNSVRRVKDQRVHTRLKTISCSECEKCFSQKSQIVRHERIHTGEKPFSCSECGKCFMRKFTLLRHERTHTGEKPFSCSECGKCFSCKSHLLTHERTHTGEKPFSCSECGKSFTDRSSLRTHERLHTGEKPFSCSECGKCFMRKFTLLRHEIIHTGEKPFSCSECGKCFSLKLSLVVHERIHTEEKPFSCSECGKSFTDRSSLRTHLRLHTGEKPFSCSECGKSFTDKSSLRTHERLHTGEKPFSCSECGKYFTARSDLRKHERIHTGEKPFSCSECGKSFTDRSSLRTHEKLHTGEKPFSCSECGKYFTDRSDLRKHERIHTGEKPFSCSECGKCFLRKLQLVRHQRTHTGKKPC; translated from the exons ATGGAGAAAGGAGAAAGCGATGTGTGGGGAGATAAGCGGTGCAAAGAGGAGGAACCTACAG GCAAATATCCGAGGAAGATTCATCTTGAAGCCATAATGGAGAAAGGAGAAAGCAATGTGTGGGGAGATAAGCGGTGCAAAGAGGAGGATCCTACAG GTGACTGTACCAGTATCTCCGAAGGACATCTGATACCTTCATATTTTAAAGCAGATGATTGTAGCATCACAcaagatacatatgaagagcatggaaACATCTCAAATATACTCTCAGCCAATCATCGGAAAGAACTATCATCTGATCCTGTTAAAGAACTATCTCCTAATCCATCAAAGACTGTTAAGCAAAACAATAGTGTTAGACGTGTGAAAGATCAAAGAGTGCACACAAGGTTGAAGAccatttcatgctcagaatgtgagaaatgttttagtcagaaatctcaaatagttagacatgagagaattcacacaggggagaaaccattttcatgttcagaatgtgggaaatgttttatgagGAAATTTACTCTTCTTAGAcatgagagaactcacacaggggagaagccattttcttgctcagaatgtgggaaatgttttagttgcaAATCTCATCTTCTTACAcatgagagaactcacacaggggagaagccattttcttgctcagagtgtgggaaatcttttacagaTAGATCCTCTCTTCGTACACATGAGaggcttcacacaggggagaagccattttcttgctcagaatgcgggaaatgttttatgAGGAAATTTACTCTTCTTAGACATgagataattcacacaggggagaagccattttcatgttcagaatgtggaaaatgttttagtctCAAATTGTCTCTTGttgtacatgagagaattcacacagaggagaagccattttcttgctcagaatgtgggaaatcttttacagaTAGATCTTCTCTTCGTACACATCTGaggcttcacacaggggagaagccattttcttgctcagagtgtgggaaatcttttacagaTAAATCCTCTCTTCGTACACATGAGAggcttcacacaggagagaagccattttcgtgctcagagtgtgggaaatattttacagcTAGATCTGATCTtcgtaaacatgagagaattcacacaggggagaagccattttcttgctcagagtgtgggaaatcttttacagaTAGATCTTCTCTTCGTACACATGAGAagcttcacacaggagagaagccattttcgtgctcagagtgtgggaaatattttacagaTAGATCTGATCTtcgtaaacatgagagaattcacacaggggagaagccattttcatgttcagaatgtggaaaatgttttcttAGGAAATTacaacttgttagacatcaaagaactcacactggGAAGAAGCCATGTTAA
- the LOC142245463 gene encoding uncharacterized protein LOC142245463 isoform X2: MEKGESDVWGDKRCKEEEPTGDCTSISEGHLIPSYFKADDCSITQDTYEEHGNISNILSANHRKELSSDPVKELSPNPSKTVKQNNSVRRVKDQRVHTRLKTISCSECEKCFSQKSQIVRHERIHTGEKPFSCSECGKCFMRKFTLLRHERTHTGEKPFSCSECGKCFSCKSHLLTHERTHTGEKPFSCSECGKSFTDRSSLRTHERLHTGEKPFSCSECGKCFMRKFTLLRHEIIHTGEKPFSCSECGKCFSLKLSLVVHERIHTEEKPFSCSECGKSFTDRSSLRTHLRLHTGEKPFSCSECGKSFTDKSSLRTHERLHTGEKPFSCSECGKYFTARSDLRKHERIHTGEKPFSCSECGKSFTDRSSLRTHEKLHTGEKPFSCSECGKYFTDRSDLRKHERIHTGEKPFSCSECGKCFLRKLQLVRHQRTHTGKKPC; encoded by the exons ATGGAGAAAGGAGAAAGCGATGTGTGGGGAGATAAGCGGTGCAAAGAGGAGGAACCTACAG GTGACTGTACCAGTATCTCCGAAGGACATCTGATACCTTCATATTTTAAAGCAGATGATTGTAGCATCACAcaagatacatatgaagagcatggaaACATCTCAAATATACTCTCAGCCAATCATCGGAAAGAACTATCATCTGATCCTGTTAAAGAACTATCTCCTAATCCATCAAAGACTGTTAAGCAAAACAATAGTGTTAGACGTGTGAAAGATCAAAGAGTGCACACAAGGTTGAAGAccatttcatgctcagaatgtgagaaatgttttagtcagaaatctcaaatagttagacatgagagaattcacacaggggagaaaccattttcatgttcagaatgtgggaaatgttttatgagGAAATTTACTCTTCTTAGAcatgagagaactcacacaggggagaagccattttcttgctcagaatgtgggaaatgttttagttgcaAATCTCATCTTCTTACAcatgagagaactcacacaggggagaagccattttcttgctcagagtgtgggaaatcttttacagaTAGATCCTCTCTTCGTACACATGAGaggcttcacacaggggagaagccattttcttgctcagaatgcgggaaatgttttatgAGGAAATTTACTCTTCTTAGACATgagataattcacacaggggagaagccattttcatgttcagaatgtggaaaatgttttagtctCAAATTGTCTCTTGttgtacatgagagaattcacacagaggagaagccattttcttgctcagaatgtgggaaatcttttacagaTAGATCTTCTCTTCGTACACATCTGaggcttcacacaggggagaagccattttcttgctcagagtgtgggaaatcttttacagaTAAATCCTCTCTTCGTACACATGAGAggcttcacacaggagagaagccattttcgtgctcagagtgtgggaaatattttacagcTAGATCTGATCTtcgtaaacatgagagaattcacacaggggagaagccattttcttgctcagagtgtgggaaatcttttacagaTAGATCTTCTCTTCGTACACATGAGAagcttcacacaggagagaagccattttcgtgctcagagtgtgggaaatattttacagaTAGATCTGATCTtcgtaaacatgagagaattcacacaggggagaagccattttcatgttcagaatgtggaaaatgttttcttAGGAAATTacaacttgttagacatcaaagaactcacactggGAAGAAGCCATGTTAA